A region from the Salvia splendens isolate huo1 chromosome 15, SspV2, whole genome shotgun sequence genome encodes:
- the LOC121767270 gene encoding protein RTE1-HOMOLOG, whose protein sequence is MGSNEERSVTIEENEMELKQIEPARSRFPCCVVWTPLPLLSWFFPCIGHIGICREDGVILDFAGPNFVCVDNFAFGAPTRYLQLSKEQCCTFLDSPAQDPEGETLQGGNGREVATWDDTLRKSTVEYQHQAYNIFTCNCHSFVANCLNRLKFQAGNWNVVSLAVLIFMKGRFVSRLAILQTYLPFVAVLGLGLVFGGGAFLTYLFIFICVLVGWFLLGTYCCKNLIHV, encoded by the exons ATGGGGTCAAATGAAGAGCGTAGTGTGACGATCGAAGAGAACGAGATGGAATTGAAGCAAATCGAACCAGCTAGAAGCCGATTTCCTTGCTGCGTTGTGTGGACGCCGCTCCCTCTTCTATCGTGGTTCTTCCCTTGCATTGGTCACATCGGGATATGCAGGGAGGATGGAGTCATCTTGGACTTTGCAGGGCCTAATTTTGTCTGTGTTGATAATTTTGCCTTTGGTGCACCAACGCGCTACCTGCAGCTGAGCAAAGAGCAG TGCTGCACGTTTCTCGACTCTCCTGCACAAGACCCTGAGGGGGAAACATTACAAGGTGGCAATGGAAGGGAGGTCGCAACGTGGGATGACACGTTGCGCAAGAGCACAGTAGAGTACCAGCACCAGGCCTACAACATCTTCACGTGCAACTGCCATTCCTTTGTGGCCAACTGTTTGAACAGGTTGAAGTTTCAGGCTGGCAATTGGAATGTGGTAAGTCTGGCCGTATTGATTTTCATGAAGGGGCGGTTCGTTAGTAGGTTAGCTATTCTTCAAACGTATCTACCATTTGTTGCTGTACTAGGCCTTGGTCTCGTCTTTGGAGGTGGGGCCTTCCTCACCTATTTGTTCATTTTCATATGTGTTCTTGTTGGGTGGTTTCTTCTTGGCACGTACTGTTGCAAAAACCTGATCCATGTGTAG
- the LOC121768173 gene encoding thioredoxin H1-like isoform X1, which yields MSTSESEGQVIGCHTDATWTEQLQKANDNNKLVVVDFTASWCGPCRIIAPFFAELAKKFPAAMFLKVDVDELKSVASDWAVEAMPTFIFLKEGKILDTIVGAKKEVLQQTIAKHLNTATA from the exons atgtCTACGTCGGAATCTGAAGGGCAAGTGATCGGCTGCCACACTGATGCTACCTGGACCGAGCAGCTTCAGAAGGCAAATGACAATAACAAGCTG GTAGTTGTGGATTTCACTGCTTCCTGGTGCGGACCCTGCCGTATCATCGCTCCATTCTTTGCAGAATTAGCGAAGAAGTTTCCTGCAGCAATGTTCCTCAAGGTGGATGTCGATGAGTTGAAG TCGGTTGCTAGTGACTGGGCAGTGGAGGCAATGCCAACCTTCATCTTCCTCAAAGAAGGGAAGATCTTGGACACCATTGTAGGAGCAAAGAAAGAAGTGCTGCAACAGACGATTGCTAAGCACCTCAACACTGCTACTGCCTAG
- the LOC121768173 gene encoding thioredoxin H1-like isoform X2 — protein sequence MTMKKKGNRHKMVVVDFTASWCGPCRIIAPFFAELAKKFPAAMFLKVDVDELKSVASDWAVEAMPTFIFLKEGKILDTIVGAKKEVLQQTIAKHLNTATA from the exons ATGAcaatgaagaagaagggaaatAGGCACAAAATG GTAGTTGTGGATTTCACTGCTTCCTGGTGCGGACCCTGCCGTATCATCGCTCCATTCTTTGCAGAATTAGCGAAGAAGTTTCCTGCAGCAATGTTCCTCAAGGTGGATGTCGATGAGTTGAAG TCGGTTGCTAGTGACTGGGCAGTGGAGGCAATGCCAACCTTCATCTTCCTCAAAGAAGGGAAGATCTTGGACACCATTGTAGGAGCAAAGAAAGAAGTGCTGCAACAGACGATTGCTAAGCACCTCAACACTGCTACTGCCTAG
- the LOC121766301 gene encoding uncharacterized protein LOC121766301, protein MEEAPIITKGRYTYVHDVKIGSPEAIDVHHISIARSAADFLSLCSYALRLAAACFPMLALMQKTMSVYDLLMLDKPVAIVFWSFVVAGLLIRQILRKQVEKESVIILPAFGVQLETVYRSGKTVHQFVPIDKILKSVLNECVTPVTCYWSLSLIIRGEDELLLAFKGLYPPITMLVPIWTALCAAIDDKKGADMSSDCDN, encoded by the exons ATGGAGGAGGCTCCGATTATTACGAAAGGTCGATACACATACGTACACGATGTCAAAATTGGCTCACCCGAAGCAATTGACGTTCACCACATCTCCATCGCGAGAAGCGCTGCagattttctctctctatgCTCGTATGCTCTTCGGTTAGCGGCTGCTTGCTTTCCGATGTTAGCGCTTATGCag AAAACAATGAGTGTCTACGATCTATTGATGCTGGACAAACCAGTTGCTATTGTTTTTTGGAGTTTTGTTGTGGCTGGGTTGCTCATAAGGCAAATTCTAAGAAAGCAAGTTGAGAAAG AATCTGTTATCATTTTGCCAGCTTTTGGGGTTCAGCTTGAGACAGTTTACAGAAG TGGGAAAACGGTACACCAGTTTGTTCCAATTGACAAGATCTTGAAATCCGTCTTGAATGAATGTGTGACCCCAGTAACCTGCTATTGGAGTCTTTCTCTGATTATACGTGGAGAGGATGAATTGTTGCTAGCATTCAAG GGATTATATCCTCCAATCACAATGTTAGTTCCCATTTGGACGGCTCTGTGTGCAGCCATTGATGACAAAAAAGGGGCTGACATGTCTTCAGATTGTGATAACTGA